The uncultured Bacteroides sp. DNA segment GTTTTTTCTTTTTCAATAAGTTTAAGTGCTGTTTCGTAATCATAGTTTGCAATTGCTTCTTGAATAGAAACAAGACCTTGCGCTTTTGTGATGGCACAGACACAAAGTAGGATTAATGTTACTATTTGTTTCATAGATTATAATGTATTGTATTTCACTTATTTGAGCGCAATATACTAATAATCTACTATTTACGTAATAATCGTAGTTTTATTTTTTTTGTGTTTTATTTTTTTAGTGGAAGCAATTATTGAAAACATAAAAAACCGCCTCTTCCTTATTATGAAGGATAAAGGCGGTCTTGCGTATAATAAAATAATAATGAAAACAGGTTAAATCAAGAATCCGAGTAGCACACCAGCTGCAACGGCAGAACCAATAACTCCTGCTACGTTCGGACCCATGGCATGCATTAGCAGGTAGTTGGTTGGGTCGTATTCCAAACCAATGTTCTGTGAGATACGCGCTGACATTGGTACAGCTGATACCCCTGCATTACCGATAAGCGGATTGATCTTCTTGGCACTTGGAAGAATCAGGTTAAATGCTTTAACAAAAAGCACTCCTGAAGCTGTGGCAATGATAAACGCCATAAATCCGAGGAAGAAGATATAAAGTGTACTGGATGTCAAAAACTCGCTTGCTTGTGTAGAAGCACCAACGGTTAGTCCCAATAACATCGTGATAGTGTCAATCAGCGGACCACTTGCTGTGTCGGCCAAACGACGGGTTACTCCACTTTCTTTCAATAAGTTACCGAAGAAAAGCATTCCCAGTAACGGAAGACCCGAAGGGACTAGGAAGCAGGTGAGGAGCAAACCGATGATAGGGAACATGATTTTCTCTGTATGAGATACTTGACGAGCAGGCTTCATACGGATTAATCTTTCCTTTTTTGTCGTCAATAGACGCATAACAGGCGGTTGAATAACCGGCACCAGTGCCATGTATGAGTACGCTGATACGGCAATAGCACCCATTAAGTTTGGAGCTAATTTAGAGGCGAGGAAGATAGCAGTAGGTCCGTCTGCACCACCAATGATGGCGATACCGGCTGCCTGATTCGGCTCAAATCCAAGTGCTAAAGCAATCATGTAAGCTCCAAAAATACCAAATTGTGCAGCTGCACCAACGAGCATCAACTTCGGATTGGATATCAATGACGAGAAGTCTGTCATGGCACCAATGCCTAAGAATACCAATGGAGGATACCATCCGGTTTTCACTCCCTGATAGAGAATGTTTAGTACCGATCCTTCTTCGTATAGCCCTACTTCAAGGCCGGCGTCTATTTTGAAAGGAATGTTACCGATGAGGATACCAAATCCAATAGGAATAAGGAGCATCGGTTCAAAGTCTTTCTTGATTGCAAGAAAGAGGAAGAACAATCCTACCAATATCATAATGACATGCCCGTAGCTCGCATTAGCGAATCCCGTATAGCTCCAGAAATCGGCAAAATTGTTAGTTATAAATGAAATAAATTCTCCCATAAGACTATTCAATTATGATTAAGTCGGTTCCTTCCAGAACAGAATCACCTTTACTTACTTTGATTGCTGATACTACACCGTCTTTGTCGGCATTGATATTGTTTTCCATTTTCATGGCTTCGAGAATGAGAATAAGCTGTCCCTTTTTAACAACATCGCCTTCTTTTACCTTAATGTCAAGGATGACACCCGGTAGTGGAGATTTTACTCCACTTTTGGTTGAAGTTGTAGCAGGTTTAGCTACTACGGGCGCACCTGTCGATGTTTTAGGTGCAGCTGCGGGGCGGGTGATGGGCTTTGGAGCAGCCTTTACAGGTTTATCCATTTCTACAGTATATGGAGTTCCATTTACCTCTACGCGAGCCATATTTTCTTCAATGTCGTTTACTGTAACATTGTAAAGGTTGCCATTGATTTTATACTTATATTGTTTCATCTTGATTATTCATTTAGGATTTTGACTTATTTTCGAGGTGTCTGACGCAGAGTGTATATCTTTGAATTCCACGGTGAGTAGTTACGTTTTACCTTGTTGATAGTAAGAATCGTATCTTCTATATCGTGAACGTTGTCTTGATATTCATGCAATGCTAAGGCAATGACTGCAAAGACTTCTCCTGATTCAGCTCCAATAGCTTTTTCTTTTGCTTCTTTTTTGTCTGTAATACCGTGCGCTTTCATTGCATTTCTCTTAGCCAGCTTGAGGCTTATATTGCCGATTATACGGAATGAGAGGTATAATAGTATAAGTCCGCAAAATACAATTGTCATTGCAATCACTGACATTGCGATACCTAAACCGTCGTGCTTGCGAAAACCGTCAACTTTCTCTTGTTTATCCTGAGTTTGGTTATTGGTACTTGGAGTTACATAGTTGCTGTTGTCTCCACCTTTCAATACCCATTTTGCGGCACCATCTGCTTCGCGAGCATACGAGAAATTAGTTGGGATGTTAGCCGGAATAGTAACAGAATCGACTAATGTCTTTCCGTTTGCATCATAAAGTGCAATCCAGTTGGAAGCAACAGAATCTAGTGCAAAGTTCAAGTGAAAAGTTCCTCTGTTTGGTTTGTTGTCCGCCCAGAAAAGTAAATGTTGTCTGGGAGCAATTTCCGTGAGAACATCACTTTTTGGAACAGTGTACATCATACTTACCCGTTCCTCTATACTGAGGTTAGGGTCCAGAACTCGCTTATCATTTGTGAGGTAACAGCTTCCTGCATCAACGCTGGCAAACGATGTATTAAAGATCTCTATCCAAGCGCTATGCTGACCATAGTCATCTTGGTAGTTATCAGTGTTGTTTACCAGTATTTCGTTGATCTTCAGACTTTTTGCTCCTTGCCCATACGAACTGAAGCAAACTGCTGCCAACAAAACGATAAGTATTCCTATTTTTCTTTTATTCATAACAATGTTCGTATTAAAAGTTATAATGGAATATTACCATGCTTCTTGGCAGGGTTAGTTAACTTTTTAGTTTGCAGTTGTTGTAATGCACGGATAATGCGGAAACGAGTATTTCTCGGTTCGATTACGTCATCAATATAACCATATCTGGCTGCATTGTAGGGATTAGCAAACAGTTTGGTGTATTCTGCTTCTTTTTCGGCCATGAATGCTGCCGGATCGGCTGCTTCTTTGGCTTCTTTTGCATATAACACTTCTACGGCACCGGCGCCACCCATTACGGCAATTTCGGCTGTAGGCCATGCATAGTTCATGTCGCCACGTAGTTGCTTGCAACTCATTACGATGTGAGAACCACCATAAGATTTACGCAGAGTAACTGTTACCTTAGGTACTGTAGCTTCGCCATAAGCGTAAAGTAACTTAGCACCATGCAGAATAACACCGTTGTACTCTTGTCCTGTACCCGGAAGGAATCCCGGAACGTCTACCAATGTTACTAAAGGAATATTGAATGCATCGCAGAAGCGTACGAAACGTGCGGCTTTGCGTGAAGCATTGCTATCGAGTACACCGGCCAGGAATTTAGGTTGATTGGCAACCACACCTACTGATTGTCCGTTGAAACGTGAAAAACCAATGATAATGTTTTTAGCATAATCTTTCTGAACTTCAAGGAACTCACCATTGTCAACAATAGCGCCGATAACTTCATACATGTCGTATGGCTTGTTTGGGCTATCAGGAACAATTTCGTTCAAGGAATCTTCCAAACGATCGATTGGGTCTGTACAGTTTACGATAGGAGCTTCTTCAAGATTGTTTTGTGGAATGTAACTCAGCAGTTTGCGCATGATAGCCAAACCTTCTTCACCATTCTTCGCAGTGAAGTGAGTAACACCTGATTTAGAAGCGTGCACGCTTGCGCCGCCAAGATCTTCTTGAGAAACATCTTCTCCGGTTACGGTTTTCACTACTTTCGGTCCGGTAAGGAACATGTAAGATGTGCCTTCGGTCATTAATGTGAAGTCAGTCAAAGCAGGGGAGTAAACAGCACCACCGGCACAAGGGCCAAAGATACCTGAAATTTGGGGAATAACGCCCGAAGCCATGATGTTACGTTGGAAAATTTCAGCATAACCGGCTAGTGCGTTGATGCCTTCTTGAATACGAGCACCACCTGAGTCATTGATACCGATACAAGGTGCGCCCATCTTCATGGCCATATCCATTACCTTGCAAATCTTTTGGGCCATTGTTTCAGACAAAGAACCACCAAACACGGTGAAATCTTGTGCAAAAACGTATACTAATCTGCCTTCGATGGTTCCGTATCCGGTTACTACACCGTCGCCAAGGAAGTGTTTTCTATCTTGGCCGAAGTTGGTACATCTGTGTTCTACAAACATATCCATTTCTTCAAAACTACCTTCATCCAACAATTGGGCTATACGCTCACGAGCTGTATATTTACCTTTTGCATGTTGTTTCTCTATAGCTTTTTCGCCACCACCTAAGCGAGCTTGAGTGCGAAGTTCAATAAGCTCTTTTACTTTTTCAAGCTGGTTACTCATGAATTTTATATTTAAGCGTTAATAAATAAGATTAATATAAATGTGTTATTATCGTGTCTTGCGAAAAAAAAATTAGTGTTCGCAAAGCTCGGTCAATACACCAAGAGTTGATTTTGGGTGAAGAAAAGCGATGCTTAATCCTTCCGCACCTTTGCGTGGAGCTTTGTCTATCAGGCGAATCTCTTTGCTTTCGGCTTCGACTAAAGCTTCGGCTACACCATCTTCAACTGCAAATGCCACGTGATGAACGCCTACACCTTTGTTTTCAATAAATTTAGCGATGGTACTTTCGGGACAGGTTGGTTCGAGTAATTCGATTTTCGTTTGTCCCACTTTCAGAAATGCAGTTCTTACTTTTTGGTCTTCAACGGTTTCAATGTTGTAACATTTCAAACCTAATACATTCTCGTAATAAGGAAGAGCCTCTTCAATGCTTTTTACAGCAATACCTAAGTGCTCAATGTGTGAAATCTTCATAACTATAAGTTTTTATTTGAACTTTAAATGTGTTTTTTCTGCCTAAAACAGCACAAAGAAACGCAATTATTGCATAATAAAGAAATATTTCTGCAATTAAGTGAGAAGTTTTAAGGATTGTTTTCGGCACAGAAATGCCATTAAACGTATATTTTGATTAAGATATTATTCAGGAAATTCCATCGCAGGCGAAACCAGCGGCGTGTGCTACTTTGTTTTCCTCCGAACCGAAGAACGAAATCACGATATCCGTGTTTGCGGAATGGTAGTCCCACGTCGATAAACTCCAAATGCTGGTATCCATTCTGGTGGGCGTCTTTCAAAGCCATCCATACAGACAGGACACCGGGATATTGCGCGGCATACGTTTTGCACATCCCGCCGGAAAACCATAAGTAAGCGTTTTCTCCAGAGAACAC contains these protein-coding regions:
- a CDS encoding OadG family transporter subunit; translated protein: MNKRKIGILIVLLAAVCFSSYGQGAKSLKINEILVNNTDNYQDDYGQHSAWIEIFNTSFASVDAGSCYLTNDKRVLDPNLSIEERVSMMYTVPKSDVLTEIAPRQHLLFWADNKPNRGTFHLNFALDSVASNWIALYDANGKTLVDSVTIPANIPTNFSYAREADGAAKWVLKGGDNSNYVTPSTNNQTQDKQEKVDGFRKHDGLGIAMSVIAMTIVFCGLILLYLSFRIIGNISLKLAKRNAMKAHGITDKKEAKEKAIGAESGEVFAVIALALHEYQDNVHDIEDTILTINKVKRNYSPWNSKIYTLRQTPRK
- a CDS encoding acyl-CoA carboxylase subunit beta, which gives rise to MSNQLEKVKELIELRTQARLGGGEKAIEKQHAKGKYTARERIAQLLDEGSFEEMDMFVEHRCTNFGQDRKHFLGDGVVTGYGTIEGRLVYVFAQDFTVFGGSLSETMAQKICKVMDMAMKMGAPCIGINDSGGARIQEGINALAGYAEIFQRNIMASGVIPQISGIFGPCAGGAVYSPALTDFTLMTEGTSYMFLTGPKVVKTVTGEDVSQEDLGGASVHASKSGVTHFTAKNGEEGLAIMRKLLSYIPQNNLEEAPIVNCTDPIDRLEDSLNEIVPDSPNKPYDMYEVIGAIVDNGEFLEVQKDYAKNIIIGFSRFNGQSVGVVANQPKFLAGVLDSNASRKAARFVRFCDAFNIPLVTLVDVPGFLPGTGQEYNGVILHGAKLLYAYGEATVPKVTVTLRKSYGGSHIVMSCKQLRGDMNYAWPTAEIAVMGGAGAVEVLYAKEAKEAADPAAFMAEKEAEYTKLFANPYNAARYGYIDDVIEPRNTRFRIIRALQQLQTKKLTNPAKKHGNIPL
- a CDS encoding biotin/lipoyl-containing protein, encoding MKQYKYKINGNLYNVTVNDIEENMARVEVNGTPYTVEMDKPVKAAPKPITRPAAAPKTSTGAPVVAKPATTSTKSGVKSPLPGVILDIKVKEGDVVKKGQLILILEAMKMENNINADKDGVVSAIKVSKGDSVLEGTDLIIIE
- a CDS encoding sodium ion-translocating decarboxylase subunit beta, encoding MGEFISFITNNFADFWSYTGFANASYGHVIMILVGLFFLFLAIKKDFEPMLLIPIGFGILIGNIPFKIDAGLEVGLYEEGSVLNILYQGVKTGWYPPLVFLGIGAMTDFSSLISNPKLMLVGAAAQFGIFGAYMIALALGFEPNQAAGIAIIGGADGPTAIFLASKLAPNLMGAIAVSAYSYMALVPVIQPPVMRLLTTKKERLIRMKPARQVSHTEKIMFPIIGLLLTCFLVPSGLPLLGMLFFGNLLKESGVTRRLADTASGPLIDTITMLLGLTVGASTQASEFLTSSTLYIFFLGFMAFIIATASGVLFVKAFNLILPSAKKINPLIGNAGVSAVPMSARISQNIGLEYDPTNYLLMHAMGPNVAGVIGSAVAAGVLLGFLI
- the mce gene encoding methylmalonyl-CoA epimerase, yielding MKISHIEHLGIAVKSIEEALPYYENVLGLKCYNIETVEDQKVRTAFLKVGQTKIELLEPTCPESTIAKFIENKGVGVHHVAFAVEDGVAEALVEAESKEIRLIDKAPRKGAEGLSIAFLHPKSTLGVLTELCEH